TTCCCTTACTAATCATCAGAGTAAGGGGATCTTAAGCTAGGCAAAGGGGGTATAATCCTAGCTTAAGATTCCCCCACTCTTATTGTAGTGTTTCAACTGATACACTACCCGACTATCCCTTAAAATAGTTGGTGACTCAATACTCACCAACTAGTTAGATTATAACTAATTGGGTGGCGAACAATCTTATCCCATCTGATCTTACTAGCCAGGTACTATTATGCTTGGCGTAATGTTCACGCACTATATCAAGCTTTGCACCTTCTAGTTACCGATCAAACCCTCCGGATAAGATCAATGTCTTGTATTGATTTGGTAGATTATTGATATAATCAAGCTTGTTAGCAAGACTATCCGACAATCTACCTTGGTAAGGAAATTGATTTGGCTTTGGATTGTAAAAGAACCTTATTGAGCTTGATCCTGTCAGGCTCAACGTTTCACTGATGACTTAAACTTTCATCATGGTTCAATCTTAGCAAAGCATGAGCGTAATGTCAAGCATATTGTAGTAATAATAATAACGTAATTTTATTTTCAATCTTATGATTATAATAAGATTCTTATTTTACAATATATATAATTGCAATTTATGTTGTAATAATGTATACATTATTACAACTTGCTCGATATTCATTACCCCGTGTATAAACCATAGTTCTCCAAAATATTAAACTTGATACTAAAAATAGTTTTTCGAAAAGCAAAGATAACATTCAATCTGATTTCATAAACTCTCACCAGCTCCTACCGCTATATTTACACCCCTTAATCTTATTGCTCTTAGTAGATCAAAAGTTTAGCCTGAACTATATTACTGGAAATACAAAATCCATATGTCATGCTACAGCACCTATATTCCTAGCTCCTAGTTCTGTACTTTCTTGACTAGCTTATACACAAAACTATACCCTATAAAGAATCGAAAACTTACTCCCTAGGGAAAACCTTAAACTCACTCGATACTGATACTATAGGGAAAAAGGGGCTATTATCAGCAATAGAAATATATTCAGACCTAGAACCTAGTGTCCTTCCTTCATCATATCTATGGAAATCTGAGCCTGCAAGCATCTCCAGCCCTAAGCTTTTTGCCATTATACTAAGAATACCCTCATAGTCTCTTTGTTCGACTTTACCTAATGGTTCACTTGTATCTGAAGGAATATAGTCATAAAATACCTCCAATCCATCCACGCCTGATCTCTGAACTATACCTTGAACTACTTCTGCGCTAGTACCTCTGTATAAATATTCAATTGGATGAGCTACACTCGCCACCCCTCCGGCATTATGTATACAATCAACTGCATTTTTTGGGGAAACAGAACTCTTTGGTACAAAAAATACACCCCCTTGATTCATAGTGAGTTCAATAAAGTGACCTACTGACCTAGCCTTTGTACCAAGTAATGAAGTGATTATATCTTCAGGATTCTGTGCTAATACAGCTTCTGCTAAATTGTATTTAGTAACTGATACTCCATCTGGAATGGCTTCTCTGTTAAGCTCTAAACCTTGAGATTTAATTTTTTGAACCAAAGCATCTGCATAATTACTTCTTGCTTGTTTCTGAAGGTCAATAAATCTACTGATAGCATCATGCCCTGGATCAAAACCATGCCCCAATACATGAACCCCAAGATTTGCTTCTTGATCATATGTAGAAAATTCAACCCCTGGAATAAGGATTATTCCTAATTCTAGGGCATGCCTAGCCAATGACTCACCGAAGGTAACTTTATCATGATCAGTAATCGACAATCGAGATATACCTAACTCAGATGCATCTTCAATTAGCTGACCAGGATCTAGACTTCCATCTGATTTATTTGAATGGCAATGTAGCTCAATACTAGGCATCAAACAACCACCTACTAACAAGCTGAGTTTCATTCAACAATCTTCTATCAAAAAGATCTTTCATCTCAGGACTACTAGTAACTTTTCTGTACTTGGAAGAGTGATTTGTACATAAAAATTCTAAGAAATCTTCAGGAGTATATGCCTGGATCATAATTGATACCAACCTTAGAACTTCTTGAAGTTCAATTAACTGGTCTTTTTGTTGCTCGAGTTCCATAAACTGCATTCCCATTAATACATCAGCCAGTAAGTCATATTCATCACCACTTCTCGTTGGTTTCCATGACATATACATAGATAGTGGGCTAATACTTATTGGTGCTAATACTTCATTTCTCAATGCATCATTAAGTTGTTGTTGTAAATATAATACATCTTGTAATGTTACGATATGAAGATCTATGGGGAAATTACTACTTTCTAAAGACTGAAAATCAATAATTGACCTTGCTGCCGTTCTAATATCTCGATCACTAGATTTATAACCTTTTCTTGCAAATATATCTTCTATAGAGCTCAATCTTTCTAGATCATGTTTAATAGTATCATCTTGAAAATATATCCAAATGTCTAAATCAGGCGAAAATTTTAACCAATCTCTTGGCTTAATATCTGTCTCAGGACAGCCTACACAATCTATCTTGAAATCACTTATAGACCCTGATCCAGTACAGCGAATACATGTGTCAAGAAAATTATCGACCGATTGACGACTCTGTAAACCACCTAGACTATCGGCAGGCAATATGTCTAGCAACTTCACCACTAGGCAAGATGATATCTTCCTCTACATCCCAAGCATCTAGCGGATATCCGGATATAAATACCGCCTGTGCCGATATATCGTTAGCTATTCTTGTCACCTCTCCCAATTGTCTCTGAAACTCTTGATGAATTTTTTCAGGGTTATGTAATGTATCATGGCCAAATTTCCTCAAGCCATCCAAAACCTTTGCACTCGATGATTCAATATTGTGAGTTCTATCCATATTAAACCAACCCCACTACTTGTTTGACCTGTTCAATCTTCTGCTCTGCTATCTTTTGACAGTACTCTTTTCCTTCATCTACTACCCTAATGAGCATTTCATGCCCTGCCCTAAAACTTTGATATCTATTTTGTAAATCAGACAACTTATCAATCACCAATACTGCTAAATCCTGCTTGAATTGACCATACCCAATATCAACATAACGCTTCTCTATCGCTTCTATTGATAAATCACCCTCAAACCCTCGATATATATCAATTAGGTTACTAATAGCAGGTTGTCGATCCGGATCATACCGCACTTCACCATATTGATCTGTTACGGCTTTGCTTAACTTCTTATGAATTAGTTCAGCTGAATCCTCTAGTAGGACAAAACTCATCTGATTGTCACTACTCTTGCTCATTTTCTTGGTCGGATCTTGTAGATTCATGATCCTTGACCCCTCCTGAACTATTTGACCCCTTGGTACTACAAATACCTCACCATAAAGATTATTAAATCTGCTAGCAATATCCCTAGTCAATTCAATATGTTGCATCTGATCATCTCCAACAGGCACGATATCAGTACTATAGAGTAAGATATCAGCCGCCATCAAGACTGGATAATTATAAATACCAACCAGTAGCCCTTCTGGCTTCTGACCAGCAGACTTATCCTTGAATTGAGTCATCCGATTGAGCTCACCAATGGTCGTATAATTGTCTAATATCCAAGCAAGCTCACTATGAGCAGGAACGGTGGATTGAACCATGATTTTTGTATTACTCCTAGTCGGGTCGATTCCCATCGCAAGCAACCAAGCAACCATATCCAAGGTACGTTCCTTAAGTTCCTCTGGATTTTGTCTAGCTGTAATAGCATGTAAATTAACAATACTAAATATTAGCTGACTATCTGAATTATCTTTTTGTAGCTCCACCCACTGCTTCATTGCCCCAATATAGTTTCCAATAGTTGGACGGCCACTCG
This portion of the Candidatus Saccharibacteria bacterium genome encodes:
- a CDS encoding PHP domain-containing protein codes for the protein MKLSLLVGGCLMPSIELHCHSNKSDGSLDPGQLIEDASELGISRLSITDHDKVTFGESLARHALELGIILIPGVEFSTYDQEANLGVHVLGHGFDPGHDAISRFIDLQKQARSNYADALVQKIKSQGLELNREAIPDGVSVTKYNLAEAVLAQNPEDIITSLLGTKARSVGHFIELTMNQGGVFFVPKSSVSPKNAVDCIHNAGGVASVAHPIEYLYRGTSAEVVQGIVQRSGVDGLEVFYDYIPSDTSEPLGKVEQRDYEGILSIMAKSLGLEMLAGSDFHRYDEGRTLGSRSEYISIADNSPFFPIVSVSSEFKVFPRE
- the trpS gene encoding tryptophan--tRNA ligase; its protein translation is MTRIFSGIQPSGRPTIGNYIGAMKQWVELQKDNSDSQLIFSIVNLHAITARQNPEELKERTLDMVAWLLAMGIDPTRSNTKIMVQSTVPAHSELAWILDNYTTIGELNRMTQFKDKSAGQKPEGLLVGIYNYPVLMAADILLYSTDIVPVGDDQMQHIELTRDIASRFNNLYGEVFVVPRGQIVQEGSRIMNLQDPTKKMSKSSDNQMSFVLLEDSAELIHKKLSKAVTDQYGEVRYDPDRQPAISNLIDIYRGFEGDLSIEAIEKRYVDIGYGQFKQDLAVLVIDKLSDLQNRYQSFRAGHEMLIRVVDEGKEYCQKIAEQKIEQVKQVVGLV